One Nicotiana sylvestris chromosome 12, ASM39365v2, whole genome shotgun sequence genomic window carries:
- the LOC104229731 gene encoding uncharacterized protein produces MSLLSLPLPLPIPHSSKPHYTTLRLHNSRTFHFHKNLRLSVRASGVPVQRNSATLPASGEFLRQIAASTVLFISLGSALLSFPAVATTHVPPQVPSLTQLQDQESQGTEVGKSENMEDIDDEELQAAFEKWKSKTYALTVPLRIVSLSNSFPPVWLKDFLRSQGKRLRLRSEFRQSLQDIFHELCMPSRKGKVNPKSALAADVVTVGDTWLSYAIEKRLIEPMHGLEDQDWFEKLSDKWKVYLRRSDEGKLDSRGRIWAAPYRWGSIVIAYKKSEFQKRKMAPIEDWADLWRPELAGKISMVDSPREIVGAVLKYMGASYNTTDMSEVVGGREAVQQNLASLVKQVRLFDSGHYLKAFGVGDVWVAVGWSNDVIPAAKRMSNIAVVVPKSGASLWADCWAIPASSRIATDQIGGRVRGPSPVVHQWIEFCLQDERFKDDVVPGASPNALESPVKVSEKLTRGRPKLETNLIAGVPPSDILAKCELLEPLPENALSDYQWLINSVQKPKLSLVESLKSHILSLAHSFLPKGQSKFA; encoded by the exons ATGTCTTTGCTCTCACTTCCTCTCCCACTCCCAATTCCCCACAGCTCAAAACCCCATTACACCACTCTTCGTCTACACAATTCTCGAACTTTCCACTTCCACAAAAACCTTAGGCTCTCCGTTCGGGCCTCCGGCGTCCCCGTTCAACGGAACTCGGCGACATTGCCGGCGTCCGGCGAATTTCTCCGTCAAATTGCTGCTTCTACCGTTCTTTTTATCAGTTTGGGTTCGGCCCTTTTGTCCTTTCCAGCTGTTGCTACTACTCACGTTCCTCCTCAAGTCCCTTCTCTAACTCAGCTTCAGGACCAAGAATCTCAAG GCACTGAAGTTGGAAAATCGGAAAATATGGAAGATATTGATGATGAAGAGCTTCAAGCGGCATTTGAGAAATGGAAGTCTAAGACGTATGCTTTGACTGTCCCTCTAAGAATTGTTTCTCTTAGTAACTCTTTTCCTCCTGTATGGCTCAAG GATTTCTTGCGATCTCAAGGGAAGAGATTGAGATTACGTTCTGAGTTTCGTCAAAGCCTGCAAGacatctttcatgaactttgtaTGCCTAGTCGGAAAGGAAAAGTTAATCCTAAATCTGCTTTGGCAGCTGATGTTGTCACTGTTGGTGATACCTGGCTCAGTTATGCCATTGAGAAGAGGTTAATCGAGCCGATGCATGGTTTAGAAGATCAAGATTGGTTTGAAAAGTTAAGTGACAAATGGAAG GTATATTTGCGCAGGAGCGATGAAGGGAAATTGGATTCTCGTGGTAGGATATGGGCAGCTCCATATAGATGGGGAAGCATAGTGATAGCTTACAAGAAAAGCGAATTTCAAAAGCGTAAAATGGCTCCTATAGAG GACTGGGCTGATCTATGGCGACCTGAACTTGCTGGAAAAATTTCAATGGTTGATTCACCACGAGAGATCGTGGGTGCAGTCTTAAAGTATATGGGGGCATCATACAACACAACCGACATGTCTGAAGTCGTTGGTGGAAGAGAGGCTGTGCAGCAGAATCTTGCATCACTTGTTAAACAG GTCCGGCTATTTGATAGCGGCCACTATCTTAAAGCCTTCGGAGTTGGAGATGTATGGGTAGCTGTTGGATGGAGCAATGATGTTATTCCTGCTGCAAAGCGGATGTCAAATATTGCTGTAGTTGTTCCCAAATCTGGTGCAAGTCTGTGGGCTGATTGCTGG GCAATACCTGCTTCTTCGAGAATTGCAACTGATCAAATTGGAGGAAGAGTTAGAGGACCATCACCAGTAGTGCATCAGTGGATAGAATTTTGCCTGCAAGATGAAAGGTTCAAAGACGACGTTGTTCCAGGTGCTTCACCTAACGCCCTTGAATCACCTGTTAAAGTCTCCGAAAAGCTTACTAGGGGTAGACCAAAACTTGAGACAAACCTTATTGCTGGAGTCCCTCCATCTGATATCTTGGCTAAATGTGAACTTTTAGAGCCATTGCCAGAAAATGCACTGTCCGATTATCAATGGCTCATAAATAGTGTACAAAAACCGAAGCTTTCTCTAGTGGAAAGCCTAAAGAGTCATATCTTGTCATTAGCTCATAGCTTTCTTCCTAAAGGGCAGTCAAAGTTTGCCTGA